In Serratia sp. FDAARGOS_506, a genomic segment contains:
- the ybfE gene encoding LexA regulated protein, with the protein MAKEQTDRTTLDLFADERRPGRPKTNPLSRDEQLRINKRNQLRRDKVRGLRRVELKINADAVDALNKLAEQRNISRSELIEQMLLAQLAEEQPEH; encoded by the coding sequence ATGGCAAAAGAACAAACGGATCGCACGACGCTGGATCTGTTCGCAGATGAACGCCGTCCGGGGCGCCCGAAAACCAACCCGCTTTCCCGCGATGAACAGCTTAGAATCAACAAGCGCAATCAGTTACGGCGCGATAAAGTGCGTGGATTGCGGCGCGTAGAGCTGAAAATCAACGCGGATGCGGTGGACGCCCTGAACAAACTGGCGGAACAGCGCAACATCAGCCGCAGCGAACTCATCGAGCAGATGCTGTTGGCGCAACTGGCGGAAGAACAGCCGGAACATTGA